The following coding sequences are from one Humulus lupulus chromosome X, drHumLupu1.1, whole genome shotgun sequence window:
- the LOC133805298 gene encoding stromal processing peptidase, chloroplastic isoform X1, with translation MAATSSALGTVSLPQISPSSTSSHRLRNDNRLKLKCLRPSLPPPLNLSHLNSPLSLLSSSISRHLPIRAVYGGPGFFPKTNSYSYSNGNSSNTSIRHRSVLSGLPLAKAADSLRPRNCVSCSPCRSRRGYSRFKTSIPSVFPDKSSFCLSKPKLHDALVPCATVGPDEPHAASTALPEGIIEKQDLDLLYGGVDDKDLDEFLPCQLPTHPKLYRGQLKNGLRYLVLPNKVPPNRFEAHMEVHVGSIDEEDDEQGIAHMIEHVAFLGSKKREKLLGTGARSNAYTDFHHTVFHIHSPTSSKDSDGDLLPYVLDALNEIAFHPKFLSSRVEKERRAILSELQMMNTIDYRVDCQLLQHLHSENKLSKRFPIGLEDQIKKWDVDKIRKFHERWYFPGNATLYIVGDIDDISKTVFQIQAVFGQTGVESEAVSPSSPSAFGAMASFLVPKLSVGLGGNLSNERSSNSVEQSKIFKKERHAVRPPVKHNWSLPGSSTDEKLPQIFQHELIQNFSFNMFCKIPVNKVQTYGDLRNVLMKRIFLSALHFRINTRYKSSNPPFTSIELDHSDSGREGCTVTTLTVTAEPKNWQSAIKVAVQEVRRLKEFGVTKGELTRYLDALLKDSEHLAAMIDNVSSVDNLDFIMESDALGHTVMDQRQGHESLVTVAGTIKLEEVNSIGAKVLEFVSDYGKPTAPLPAAIVACVPKKVHIEGKGETEFTISPSEITAAIKAGLKEPIEAEPELEVPKELLSSSQLRELWLERSPSFISLSPETNVSKIHDKETGITQCRLSNGIPVNYKISKSEARGGVMRLIVGGGRAVESSESRGAVVVGVRTLSEGGRVGNFSREQVELFCVNHLINCSLESTEEFIAMEFRFTLRDNGMRAAFQLLHMVLEHSVWLDDAFDRARQLYLSYYRSIPKSLERSTAHKLMIAMLDGDERFVEPTPKSLQNLTLQSVKDAVMNQFVGNNMEVSIVGDFSEEDIESCILDYLGTVRATGIPTRNHDEYAPVVFRPSPSDLQSQQVFLKDTDERACAYIAGPAPNRWGFTVDGKDLFKSISSISTGEVAQPNTEELLTGAEDFEKDLQRKLRGHPLFFGITMGLLAEIINSRLFTTVRDSLGLTYDVSFELNLFDRLNLGWYVISVTSTPGKVHKAVDACKNVLRGLHSNKITQRELDRAKRTLLMRHEAEIKSNAYWLGLLAHLQASSVPRKDISCIKDLTLLYEAAGIEDVYLSYDQLKVDEDSLYSCIGIAGAQDDEEISAESIEEEGGSSDEGFPGVGPVGRGLSTMTRPTT, from the exons GCGTTTCTTGCTCCCCTTGTCGAAGCCGACGAGGCTATTCACGTTTCAAAACGTCAATACCATCTGTATTTCCTGACAAATCTTCTTTTTGCTTATCCAAGCCCAAACTACACGATGCCCTG GTTCCATGTGCAACTGTTGGTCCGGATGAGCCACACGCAGCCAGCACTGCCTTGCCAGAAGGTATTATTGAGAAGCAAGACTTGGATTTATTGTATGGCGGAGTAGATGACAAAGACTTGGATGAGTTCTTACCTTGTCAACTTCCCACTCATCCAAAGCTCTATCGAGGGCAATTGAAAAATGGCCTGCGTTATCTTGTTTTACCCAATAAAGTTCCTCCTAACAG GTTCGAAGCACACATGGAAGTTCATGTAGGATCAATAGACGAGGAAGATGATGAGCAAGGAATTGCTCATATGATCGAACATGTGGCTTTCCTTGGAAGTAAGAAACGTGAGAAGCTTCTTGGGACAGGGGCACGATCTAATGCTTACACCGACTTTCATCATACAGTGTTTCATATCCATTCACCGACTAGTTCTAAG GATTCTGATGGAGATCTACTTCCATATGTATTAGATGCATTAAATGAG AtagctttccatccaaaattcCTTTCTTCTCGAGTAGAAAAAGAAAGGCGTGCAATACTTTCAGAATTACAAATGATGAATACAATTGACTATCGTGTTGACTGCCAG TTGCTACAACATCTTCATTCTGAAAACAAGCTGAGCAAAAGGTTTCCAATTGGATTAGAAGATCAGATTAAGAAGTGGGATGTTGACAAAATAAGGAAATTCCACGAGCGCTGGTATTTCCCTGGAAATGCAACCTTGTACATTGTCGGGGATATTGACGACATCTCAAAAACAGTTTTCCAGATTCAA GCAGTCTTTGGACAAACTGGCGTAGAATCTGAGGCTGTCTCGCCATCAAGTCCCAGTGCTTTTGGTGCAATGGCTAGTTTCCTTGTTCCTAAGCTCTCAGTTGGGCTGGGTGGAAATTTATCTAATGAAAGATCATCTAATTCTGTAGAACAATCTAAAATCTTCAAAAAGGAAAGGCATGCAGTTCGTCCTCCTGTAAAGCATAATTGGTCACTCCCTGGAAGCAGCACAGATGAGAAGCTTCCGCAAATTTTTCAGCATGAGCTGATTCAAAATTTTTCCTTCAATATGTTTTGCAAG ATTCCAGTGAATAAGGTTCAAACATATGGTGACTTACGGAATGTTCTGATGAAGAGAATATTTCTATCTGCTTTGCATTTCCGGATTAATACGAGATACAAG AGTTCAAATCCACCGTTTACCTCAATTGAATTGGACCATAGTGACTCTGGAAGAGAAGGATGCACTGTTACTACTCTTACTGTAACTGCTGAACCGAAGAATTGGCAAAGTGCAATAAAAGTTGCTGTTCAAGAG GTTCGTCGCCTGAAAGAATTTGGGGTTACCAAGGGAGAATTGACTCGCTATTTGGATGCACTTTTGAAAGATAGTGAACATCTGGCAGCTATGATTGATAATGTGTCATCCGTAGATAATTTGGATTTCATTATGGAGAGTGACGCATTGGGCCATACAGTGATGGACCAGAGGCAAGGACATGAGAGTTTGGTCACTGTTGCTGGAACAATTAAACTTGAGGAG GTAAACTCTATTGGGGCTAAGGTGTTGGAATTTGTTTCTGATTATGGAAAACCTACTGCACCCCTTCCTGCTGCAATAGTTGCATGCGTTCCGAAAAAAGTGCATATTGAAGGAAAGGGTGAAACCGAATTCACAATATCCCCAAGTGAGATTACAGCTGCTATAAAAGCAGGACTGAAGGAGCCTATTGAGGCTGAACCCGAG CTTGAGGTGCCAAAGGAGTTACTATCTTCATCACAACTACGTGAATTATGGCTGGAGCGTAGCCCATCCTTTATTTCCTTAAGTCCTGAAACTAATGTGTCAAAAATCCATGACAAGGAAACAGGAATTACTCAATGCCGTCTCTCAAATGGAATTCCTGTAAACTACAAG ATTTCAAAAAGTGAAGCCCGTGGTGGTGTAATGCGGCTTATAGTTGGTGGTGGACGAGCAGTTGAAAGTTCTGAATCAAGAGGAGCAGTTGTTGTGGGTGTTCGAACTCTCAGTGAAGGAGGGCGTGTTGGAAATTTTTCAAGGGAGCAG GTTGAACTATTTTGTGTAAATCACTTGATCAATTGCTCCTTGGAATCCACAGAGGAATTTATTGCTATGGAATTTCGTTTTACTTTAAGAGATAATGGGATGCGTGCAGCTTTCCAATTGCTCCATATGGTATTGGAG CATAGTGTCTGGCTGGATGATGCGTTTGACAGAGCACGACAATTATATTTGTCATATTATCGATCCATTCCCAAGAGCTTGGAGCGGTCCACTGCTCACAAACTCATGATAGCAATGTTGGATGGAGATGAACGATTCGTTGAGCCTACTCCAAAATCATTACAAAATTTGACCTTGCAATCTGTAAAGGATGCAGTCATGAACCAGTTTGttggaaataacatggag gtaAGTATCGTCGGTGACTTTTCAGAGGAGGATATAGAGTCTTGTATTCTTGATTACCTCGGTACGGTTAGAGCTACTGGAATTCCCACAAGGAACCATGATGAGTATGCCCCGGTTGTTTTTCGTCCTTCTCCGTCTGATTTGCAGTCTCAGCAG GTATTCTTGAAGGACACCGATGAGAGAGCATGTGCCTATATTGCAGGCCCTGCACCAAACCGCTGGGGTTTTACAGTTGACGGAAAGGACCTGTTCAAGTCAATTAGCAGTATTTCAACTGGTGAGG TTGCACAACCAAACACTGAAGAATTACTTACTGGGGCTGAGGATTTTGAGAAGGATTTGCAAAGAAAACTTCGTGGACATCCACTTTTCTTTGGTATCACTATGGGGCTTCTGGCTGAGATTATCAACTCCAG GCTGTTCACTACTGTAAGGGATTCTCTTGGATTGACATATGATGTGTCATTTGAATTAAACTTATTCGATAGGCTAAATCTTGGATGGTATGTTATTTCCGTAACATCTACTCCAGGCAAG GTTCACAAAGCTGTTGATGCATGTAAGAACGTTCTCAGAGGTTTGCACAGCAACAAGATTACTCAAAGGGAGTTGGACAGG GCAAAAAGAACCCTTCTTATGAGGCATGAGGCTGAAATCAAGTCGAATGCGTATTGGCTTGGACTGTTAGCACACCTACAAGCCTCTTCCGTTCCAAGGAAG GACATATCGTGCATCAAAGATCTGACATTGTTGTATGAAGCTGCTGGTATTGAGGATGTATACCTATCATATGATCAGCTGAAAGTAGATGAGGATTCTCTGTATTCATGCATTGGGATAGCCGGGGCTCAAGATGACGAGGAAATCAGTGCCGAGTCAATAGAAGAGGAAGGAGGATCATCAGATGAAGGCTTTCCGGGAGTCGGTCCAGTGGGACGTGGTTTATCGACAATGACAAGGCCTACCACATGA
- the LOC133805298 gene encoding stromal processing peptidase, chloroplastic isoform X2 produces MAATSSALGTVSLPQISPSSTSSHRLRNDNRLKLKCLRPSLPPPLNLSHLNSPLSLLSSSISRHLPIRAVYGGPGFFPKTNSYSYSNGNSSNTSIRHRSVLSGLPLAKAADSLRPRNCVSCSPCRSRRGYSRFKTSIPSVFPDKSSFCLSKPKLHDALVPCATVGPDEPHAASTALPEGIIEKQDLDLLYGGVDDKDLDEFLPCQLPTHPKLYRGQLKNGLRYLVLPNKVPPNRFEAHMEVHVGSIDEEDDEQGIAHMIEHVAFLGSKKREKLLGTGARSNAYTDFHHTVFHIHSPTSSKDSDGDLLPYVLDALNEIAFHPKFLSSRVEKERRAILSELQMMNTIDYRVDCQLLQHLHSENKLSKRFPIGLEDQIKKWDVDKIRKFHERWYFPGNATLYIVGDIDDISKTVFQIQAVFGQTGVESEAVSPSSPSAFGAMASFLVPKLSVGLGGNLSNERSSNSVEQSKIFKKERHAVRPPVKHNWSLPGSSTDEKLPQIFQHELIQNFSFNMFCKIPVNKVQTYGDLRNVLMKRIFLSALHFRINTRYKSSNPPFTSIELDHSDSGREGCTVTTLTVTAEPKNWQSAIKVAVQEVRRLKEFGVTKGELTRYLDALLKDSEHLAAMIDNVSSVDNLDFIMESDALGHTVMDQRQGHESLVTVAGTIKLEEVNSIGAKVLEFVSDYGKPTAPLPAAIVACVPKKVHIEGKGETEFTISPSEITAAIKAGLKEPIEAEPELEVPKELLSSSQLRELWLERSPSFISLSPETNVSKIHDKETGITQCRLSNGIPVNYKISKSEARGGVMRLIVGGGRAVESSESRGAVVVGVRTLSEGGRVGNFSREQVELFCVNHLINCSLESTEEFIAMEFRFTLRDNGMRAAFQLLHMVLEHSVWLDDAFDRARQLYLSYYRSIPKSLERSTAHKLMIAMLDGDERFVEPTPKSLQNLTLQSVKDAVMNQFVGNNMEVSIVGDFSEEDIESCILDYLGTVRATGIPTRNHDEYAPVVFRPSPSDLQSQQVFLKDTDERACAYIAGPAPNRWGFTVDGKDLFKSISSISTVAQPNTEELLTGAEDFEKDLQRKLRGHPLFFGITMGLLAEIINSRLFTTVRDSLGLTYDVSFELNLFDRLNLGWYVISVTSTPGKVHKAVDACKNVLRGLHSNKITQRELDRAKRTLLMRHEAEIKSNAYWLGLLAHLQASSVPRKDISCIKDLTLLYEAAGIEDVYLSYDQLKVDEDSLYSCIGIAGAQDDEEISAESIEEEGGSSDEGFPGVGPVGRGLSTMTRPTT; encoded by the exons GCGTTTCTTGCTCCCCTTGTCGAAGCCGACGAGGCTATTCACGTTTCAAAACGTCAATACCATCTGTATTTCCTGACAAATCTTCTTTTTGCTTATCCAAGCCCAAACTACACGATGCCCTG GTTCCATGTGCAACTGTTGGTCCGGATGAGCCACACGCAGCCAGCACTGCCTTGCCAGAAGGTATTATTGAGAAGCAAGACTTGGATTTATTGTATGGCGGAGTAGATGACAAAGACTTGGATGAGTTCTTACCTTGTCAACTTCCCACTCATCCAAAGCTCTATCGAGGGCAATTGAAAAATGGCCTGCGTTATCTTGTTTTACCCAATAAAGTTCCTCCTAACAG GTTCGAAGCACACATGGAAGTTCATGTAGGATCAATAGACGAGGAAGATGATGAGCAAGGAATTGCTCATATGATCGAACATGTGGCTTTCCTTGGAAGTAAGAAACGTGAGAAGCTTCTTGGGACAGGGGCACGATCTAATGCTTACACCGACTTTCATCATACAGTGTTTCATATCCATTCACCGACTAGTTCTAAG GATTCTGATGGAGATCTACTTCCATATGTATTAGATGCATTAAATGAG AtagctttccatccaaaattcCTTTCTTCTCGAGTAGAAAAAGAAAGGCGTGCAATACTTTCAGAATTACAAATGATGAATACAATTGACTATCGTGTTGACTGCCAG TTGCTACAACATCTTCATTCTGAAAACAAGCTGAGCAAAAGGTTTCCAATTGGATTAGAAGATCAGATTAAGAAGTGGGATGTTGACAAAATAAGGAAATTCCACGAGCGCTGGTATTTCCCTGGAAATGCAACCTTGTACATTGTCGGGGATATTGACGACATCTCAAAAACAGTTTTCCAGATTCAA GCAGTCTTTGGACAAACTGGCGTAGAATCTGAGGCTGTCTCGCCATCAAGTCCCAGTGCTTTTGGTGCAATGGCTAGTTTCCTTGTTCCTAAGCTCTCAGTTGGGCTGGGTGGAAATTTATCTAATGAAAGATCATCTAATTCTGTAGAACAATCTAAAATCTTCAAAAAGGAAAGGCATGCAGTTCGTCCTCCTGTAAAGCATAATTGGTCACTCCCTGGAAGCAGCACAGATGAGAAGCTTCCGCAAATTTTTCAGCATGAGCTGATTCAAAATTTTTCCTTCAATATGTTTTGCAAG ATTCCAGTGAATAAGGTTCAAACATATGGTGACTTACGGAATGTTCTGATGAAGAGAATATTTCTATCTGCTTTGCATTTCCGGATTAATACGAGATACAAG AGTTCAAATCCACCGTTTACCTCAATTGAATTGGACCATAGTGACTCTGGAAGAGAAGGATGCACTGTTACTACTCTTACTGTAACTGCTGAACCGAAGAATTGGCAAAGTGCAATAAAAGTTGCTGTTCAAGAG GTTCGTCGCCTGAAAGAATTTGGGGTTACCAAGGGAGAATTGACTCGCTATTTGGATGCACTTTTGAAAGATAGTGAACATCTGGCAGCTATGATTGATAATGTGTCATCCGTAGATAATTTGGATTTCATTATGGAGAGTGACGCATTGGGCCATACAGTGATGGACCAGAGGCAAGGACATGAGAGTTTGGTCACTGTTGCTGGAACAATTAAACTTGAGGAG GTAAACTCTATTGGGGCTAAGGTGTTGGAATTTGTTTCTGATTATGGAAAACCTACTGCACCCCTTCCTGCTGCAATAGTTGCATGCGTTCCGAAAAAAGTGCATATTGAAGGAAAGGGTGAAACCGAATTCACAATATCCCCAAGTGAGATTACAGCTGCTATAAAAGCAGGACTGAAGGAGCCTATTGAGGCTGAACCCGAG CTTGAGGTGCCAAAGGAGTTACTATCTTCATCACAACTACGTGAATTATGGCTGGAGCGTAGCCCATCCTTTATTTCCTTAAGTCCTGAAACTAATGTGTCAAAAATCCATGACAAGGAAACAGGAATTACTCAATGCCGTCTCTCAAATGGAATTCCTGTAAACTACAAG ATTTCAAAAAGTGAAGCCCGTGGTGGTGTAATGCGGCTTATAGTTGGTGGTGGACGAGCAGTTGAAAGTTCTGAATCAAGAGGAGCAGTTGTTGTGGGTGTTCGAACTCTCAGTGAAGGAGGGCGTGTTGGAAATTTTTCAAGGGAGCAG GTTGAACTATTTTGTGTAAATCACTTGATCAATTGCTCCTTGGAATCCACAGAGGAATTTATTGCTATGGAATTTCGTTTTACTTTAAGAGATAATGGGATGCGTGCAGCTTTCCAATTGCTCCATATGGTATTGGAG CATAGTGTCTGGCTGGATGATGCGTTTGACAGAGCACGACAATTATATTTGTCATATTATCGATCCATTCCCAAGAGCTTGGAGCGGTCCACTGCTCACAAACTCATGATAGCAATGTTGGATGGAGATGAACGATTCGTTGAGCCTACTCCAAAATCATTACAAAATTTGACCTTGCAATCTGTAAAGGATGCAGTCATGAACCAGTTTGttggaaataacatggag gtaAGTATCGTCGGTGACTTTTCAGAGGAGGATATAGAGTCTTGTATTCTTGATTACCTCGGTACGGTTAGAGCTACTGGAATTCCCACAAGGAACCATGATGAGTATGCCCCGGTTGTTTTTCGTCCTTCTCCGTCTGATTTGCAGTCTCAGCAG GTATTCTTGAAGGACACCGATGAGAGAGCATGTGCCTATATTGCAGGCCCTGCACCAAACCGCTGGGGTTTTACAGTTGACGGAAAGGACCTGTTCAAGTCAATTAGCAGTATTTCAACTG TTGCACAACCAAACACTGAAGAATTACTTACTGGGGCTGAGGATTTTGAGAAGGATTTGCAAAGAAAACTTCGTGGACATCCACTTTTCTTTGGTATCACTATGGGGCTTCTGGCTGAGATTATCAACTCCAG GCTGTTCACTACTGTAAGGGATTCTCTTGGATTGACATATGATGTGTCATTTGAATTAAACTTATTCGATAGGCTAAATCTTGGATGGTATGTTATTTCCGTAACATCTACTCCAGGCAAG GTTCACAAAGCTGTTGATGCATGTAAGAACGTTCTCAGAGGTTTGCACAGCAACAAGATTACTCAAAGGGAGTTGGACAGG GCAAAAAGAACCCTTCTTATGAGGCATGAGGCTGAAATCAAGTCGAATGCGTATTGGCTTGGACTGTTAGCACACCTACAAGCCTCTTCCGTTCCAAGGAAG GACATATCGTGCATCAAAGATCTGACATTGTTGTATGAAGCTGCTGGTATTGAGGATGTATACCTATCATATGATCAGCTGAAAGTAGATGAGGATTCTCTGTATTCATGCATTGGGATAGCCGGGGCTCAAGATGACGAGGAAATCAGTGCCGAGTCAATAGAAGAGGAAGGAGGATCATCAGATGAAGGCTTTCCGGGAGTCGGTCCAGTGGGACGTGGTTTATCGACAATGACAAGGCCTACCACATGA
- the LOC133805300 gene encoding LOW QUALITY PROTEIN: uncharacterized protein At1g76660 (The sequence of the model RefSeq protein was modified relative to this genomic sequence to represent the inferred CDS: inserted 2 bases in 1 codon), with amino-acid sequence MGSEQNRFPQHQEAERRKRWGGCLSALSCFGTQKGGKRIVPASRIPEGNGSATQPNGHGHGHGHGHGHGHPHGPQPNGLPSQPTTLLAPPSSPASFTNSALPSTAQSPTNCFLSLSANSPGGPSSNMYATGPYAHETQLVSPPVFSTFTTEPSTAPLTPPPELAHLTTPSSPDVPFAHFLSSTGSGMGLKTSDKTGYIGANDLQATYSLYPGSPPTPSSLISPQNGKCELDHDNAGAASAAASTQDSNFFCPATFAQFYLDNPPFPNSGGRLSVSKDSDVYNSSSSAAANGNQNQNSRQMKSPKQDAEEIEAYRASFGFSADEIITTPQYVEISDVMDDSNFTMTPTVEVRPGPDYKRLQGSGDNNNNKAGGGEATMISDEEEEEEEEDIFSSLKTRRRYPMGMSSSDAEIDYRRGRSLRXKKDFIWHDQVKTNQTETWGLWTSFDLIIN; translated from the exons ATGGGCTCCGAGCAAAACAGATTTCCTCAGCACCAGGAAGCTGAACGG CGAAAGAGATGGGGAGGATGTTTGAGTGCGCTCTCTTGTTTCGGAACCCAAAAAGGTGGAAAACGAATTGTACCCGCTTCTCGAATTCCGGAGGGTAATGGATCAGCAACCCAACCCAatggtcatggtcatggtcaCGGTCACGGTCACGGTCATGGTCACCCTCATGGTCCCCAACCCAATGGCCTCCCCTCCCAACCTACCACCCTCTTAGCCCCACCTTCGTCCCCAGCCTCTTTCACCAACTCTGCTCTTCCTTCTACCGCTCAATCCCCAACCAATTGTTTCTTGTCACTCTCTGCCAACTCTCCCGGCGGCCCTTCCTCCAACATGTACGCCACCGGTCCTTATGCCCATGAGACCCAGCTGGTATCCCCTCCTGTCTTCTCAACCTTCACCACTGAGCCATCCACCGCTCCTCTCACACCCCCACCTGAGCTGGCTCACCTCACCACTCCATCTTCCCCTGATGTCCCTTTTGCCCACTTCCTCTCCTCTACTGGGAGCGGCATGGGCCTTAAAACCTCGGACAAGACCGGCTACATTGGGGCAAACGATCTCCAAGCTACTTATTCGCTCTACCCTGGAAGCCCTCCCACTCCTAGTAGTCTCATATCACCCCAAAATGGTAAATGTGAGCTCGACCATGACAATGCGGGTGCAGCCTCAGCTGCGGCATCGACTCAGGATTCAAACTTTTTCTGCCCTGCTACGTTTGCTCAGTTCTATCTGGACAACCCGCCCTTCCCAAATTCTGGTGGGaggttgagtgtttcaaaagaTTCAGATGTTTACAACTCCTCGTCGTCCGCTGCTGCGAatggaaatcagaatcagaacAGTAGGCAGATGAAAAGTCCGAAGCAAGATGCTGAGGAGATTGAAGCTTATAGAGCATCGTTTGGATTCAGTGCGGATGAGATCATCACAACCCCACAGTATGTTGAGATTTCTGATGTCATGGATGACTCCAACTTTACCATGACACCCACAGTGGAAGTGAGGCCAGGGCCAG ATTACAAAAGGCTGCAAGGTAGtggtgataataataataataaagcaggTGGAGGAGAGGCTACGATGATatcagatgaagaagaagaagaagaagaagaagacatatTCTCATCATTAAAAACGAGGAGGAGATATCCAATGGGAATGTCAAGCTCAGATGCAGAAATTGACTACAGAAGAGGAAGAAGCTTGAG GAAAAAAGATTTCATATGGCATGACCAAGTGAAGACCAACCAGACTGAGACTTGGGGACTTTGGACTTCTTTCGACCTTATTATTAATTAG